A window from Schistosoma haematobium chromosome 3, whole genome shotgun sequence encodes these proteins:
- the RIC8B_1 gene encoding Synembryn-B (EggNog:ENOG410V5I6~COG:T) produces the protein MSDDNSVLEKFVSENDCNFDIDNVDFKTKEEILQECRKKFEAHTVSGLHTCLCCLRILTRDNILRKELTSEFFLSQLFKYAFEYNYNLEYSKTSLEALKSLSNIVFKEPCVIGPLKTMGFIKNVLESVDILIETEDNEKLLLCLKLLFLVTALDSASRQELMESNALRMLVRVVNMKRSNITDSNVSAEALKVVYNVLYSTRDEDITKELGDDIQNLVVMLRCILQDPVLDEFTNYALVSQVVNVLNIIPKHLYKYLLDENSRDHVTDSSIKDSASENKTNGMSTIEILIAFLHSQLKLDARKESETANDIRTDERICPILNCLTRASKSNRQIRKFCRLRVLPYLGKDVKRLPEDGDNIRNYLCKLLTHPVQIVGESAALFIFVLCKENIGRAVKYTGFGNFAGFLARHALLGKTSKVNRESNCNVESDGEYSATSTESETEEYKKLKEDVNPVTGRWEIPQPNPMENMSEEQKEYLAMDLVQKIDKLERSGLIQPGTIGEDGRVRPVKHVLELIQTKEDDQKSDESVN, from the exons ATGAGCGATGATAATTCAGTTTTGGAAAAGTTTGTATCAGAG AACGATTGCAACTTTGATATCGACAATGTTGATTTTAAAACGAAGGAG GAAATATTGCAAGAATGCCGTAAAAAGTTTGAGGCTCATACCGTTTCTGGATTGCATACTTGTCTTTGTTGTTTGCGAATATTGACGCGCGACAATATCCTGCGGAAGGAACTTACATCCGAGTTTTTTTTATCCCAACTCTTCAAATATGCCTTCGAATATAACTACAACCTTGAGTATTCTAAAACTAGTCTAGAAGCTCTAAAATCTCTTTCCAATATTGTATTTAAAGAGCCATGTGTCATAGGACCACTTAA GACCATGGGTTTCATTAAAAATGTGCTAGAAAGTGTGGATATCCTCATTGAAACTGAAGATAATGAGAAGCTCCTGTTATGTCTTAAGCTTCTTTTTCTTGTTACCGCTCTGGATTCAGCTTCAAG ACAAGAACTAATGGAATCCAACGCTCTGCGAATGCTTGTGAGAGTCGTGAATATGAAAAGATCAAACATAACCGATTCGAATGTTTCAGCAGAAGCACTTAAAGTTGTATATAACGTACTCTACTCAACTAGAGACGAAGATATAACTAAAGAG TTAGGTGATGATATACAGAATCTGGTGGTAATGTTGAGGTGCATTTTACAAGATCCAGTATTGGATGAATTCACTAATTATGCTTTGGTCAG CCAGGTGGTCAACGTATTGAACATCATTCCGAAACATTTATACAAATACCTTTTAGATGAAAATTCTAGAGATCATGTCACTGATAGCTCAATCAAAGATTCGGcttcagaaaacaaaacaaatgggATGTCTACAATTGAAATTTTGATAGCCTTTCTTCACTCACAGCTTAAGTTG GATGCTCGTAAGGAATCCGAAACTGCTAACGATATACGAACTGATGAAAGGATTTGTCCGATTTTGAACTGTCTTACGCGAGCAAGTAAATCAAATCGTCAGATCAGAAAATTTTGTCGCTTAAGG GTACTACCTTACCTGGGTAAGGATGTTAAACGCCTACCAGAAGATGGCGATAATATAAGAAATTA CCTTTGTAAATTGCTAACACATCCAGTTCAAATTGTCGGTGAATCAGCAGCCTTATTTATCTTTGTACTTTGCAAGGAAAACA ttGGACGAGCAGTGAAATACACGGGCTTTGGGAATTTCGCTGGATTTTTAGCACGTCATGCTTTACTTGGGAAAACATCAAAGGTTAATAGAGAATCTAATTGTAATGTCGAGTCAGATGGTGAATATTCTGCTACATCGACGGAATCAGAAACGGAAGAATATAAAAAGTTGAAGGAAGATGTGAACCCTGTAACAGGTCGATGGGAAATCCCACAACCGAACCCAATGGAAAACATGTCTGAAGAACAAAAGGAATATCTTGCTATGGACTTAGTACAGAAAATCGACAAACTTGAGAG ATCTGGATTAATTCAACCAGGAACTATCGGTGAAGATGGTCGAGTGAGGCCTGTAAAACATGTACTTGAACTTATTCAGACAAAAGAAGATGATCAAAAGTCAGACGAATCTGTAAACTAG
- the RIC8B_1 gene encoding Synembryn-B, variant 2 (EggNog:ENOG410V5I6~COG:T) — translation MLRCILQDPVLDEFTNYALVSQVVNVLNIIPKHLYKYLLDENSRDHVTDSSIKDSASENKTNGMSTIEILIAFLHSQLKLDARKESETANDIRTDERICPILNCLTRASKSNRQIRKFCRLRVLPYLGKDVKRLPEDGDNIRNYLCKLLTHPVQIVGESAALFIFVLCKENIGRAVKYTGFGNFAGFLARHALLGKTSKVNRESNCNVESDGEYSATSTESETEEYKKLKEDVNPVTGRWEIPQPNPMENMSEEQKEYLAMDLVQKIDKLERSGLIQPGTIGEDGRVRPVKHVLELIQTKEDDQKSDESVN, via the exons ATGTTGAGGTGCATTTTACAAGATCCAGTATTGGATGAATTCACTAATTATGCTTTGGTCAG CCAGGTGGTCAACGTATTGAACATCATTCCGAAACATTTATACAAATACCTTTTAGATGAAAATTCTAGAGATCATGTCACTGATAGCTCAATCAAAGATTCGGcttcagaaaacaaaacaaatgggATGTCTACAATTGAAATTTTGATAGCCTTTCTTCACTCACAGCTTAAGTTG GATGCTCGTAAGGAATCCGAAACTGCTAACGATATACGAACTGATGAAAGGATTTGTCCGATTTTGAACTGTCTTACGCGAGCAAGTAAATCAAATCGTCAGATCAGAAAATTTTGTCGCTTAAGG GTACTACCTTACCTGGGTAAGGATGTTAAACGCCTACCAGAAGATGGCGATAATATAAGAAATTA CCTTTGTAAATTGCTAACACATCCAGTTCAAATTGTCGGTGAATCAGCAGCCTTATTTATCTTTGTACTTTGCAAGGAAAACA ttGGACGAGCAGTGAAATACACGGGCTTTGGGAATTTCGCTGGATTTTTAGCACGTCATGCTTTACTTGGGAAAACATCAAAGGTTAATAGAGAATCTAATTGTAATGTCGAGTCAGATGGTGAATATTCTGCTACATCGACGGAATCAGAAACGGAAGAATATAAAAAGTTGAAGGAAGATGTGAACCCTGTAACAGGTCGATGGGAAATCCCACAACCGAACCCAATGGAAAACATGTCTGAAGAACAAAAGGAATATCTTGCTATGGACTTAGTACAGAAAATCGACAAACTTGAGAG ATCTGGATTAATTCAACCAGGAACTATCGGTGAAGATGGTCGAGTGAGGCCTGTAAAACATGTACTTGAACTTATTCAGACAAAAGAAGATGATCAAAAGTCAGACGAATCTGTAAACTAG